GGCCGACGCGCTGGGTGTGTCAGAAAGAAAGCTCTGACCGGGATCTGTGAACGCACTGCAAAATCAAAAAGTTATCGGAAGACTGGACGTTACTTTGACGCTCCGTCAAGAGCACCCGCGATCGTACCGAAGACATCATCGCTGATGGTGGTTCCGAGGGGCACCATGGCCAGAATGATGACCGAACCCAATAGCCCGACGATCAATCCGTATTCGATGGCCGTCGCACCACTTTCGTCGTTCCGAAAGCGGGAGAGCAGCCGCTTGGCTGACGCGTCCAGTTTTGACTTGTTTTTCATCTTCAAACTC
This region of uncultured Roseibium sp. genomic DNA includes:
- a CDS encoding Flp family type IVb pilin codes for the protein MKNKSKLDASAKRLLSRFRNDESGATAIEYGLIVGLLGSVIILAMVPLGTTISDDVFGTIAGALDGASK